Proteins encoded within one genomic window of Kibdelosporangium phytohabitans:
- a CDS encoding vitamin B12-dependent ribonucleotide reductase, with protein MTETVGVPTGGDQQVKGLRMQRVFTTEGVHPYDAVTWEHRDVVMTNWRDGSVNFEQRGVEFPDTWSVNAVNIVTSKYFRGAVGSQVRESSLRQLIDRVVKKYVAAGVEHEYFATPKDAEIFEHELTYMLLHQVFSFNSPVWFNVGTASPQQVSACFILAVDDTMESILNWYKEEGLIFKGGSGAGLNLSRIRSSKELLSSGGTASGPVSFMRGADASAGTIKSGGATRRAAKMVVLDVDHPDVEEFIETKAKEEAKIRVLRDAGFDMDLGGKDITSVQYQNANNSIRVSDEFMHAVENDGQFALRARGTNDVIEEVGAKGLFRKLAKAAWECADPGIQYDSTINDWHTCPESGRITASNPCSEYMHLDNSSCNLASLNLMKFLREDGTFDGQRFVKAVEFVITAMDISICFADFPTEPIADTTRKFRQLGIGYANLGALLMATGHAYDSEGGRALAASITSLMNAVAYRRSAELAGVVGPYDGYARNAEPHIRVIRKHAAANDLIRTLAADDTAIQRIAGEEWRRGLEIGVRDGWRNAQASVLAPTGTIGLMMDCDTTGIEPDLALVKFKKLVGGGSMQIVNQTVPRALKSLGYQDEQVEAIVEFIAEHGHVIDAPGLRREHYEVFDCAMGERSIAPMGHVRMMAAVQPFISGAISKTVNMPEAATIEDVEEIYFQGWKLGLKALAIYRDNCKVGQPLSAGKGAKSDKAAEKETVVEYRPVRKRLPKKRPSQTVSFTVGGAEGYLHAGSYPDDGLGEIFVKLGKQGSTLAGVMDAFSMSISVGLQYGIPLEFYVSKFQNLRFEPAGMTDDPDVRIATSVLDYLFRRLALDYLPLEKRAQLGIYTASERSAQVNNDYGSSDVDLEGMRSTVESAAAAPQPKAGIEKAHSSTELLELQLGTVADAPLCMTCGTKMRPAGSCYVCEGCGSTSGCS; from the coding sequence ATGACGGAGACGGTTGGCGTTCCCACTGGGGGAGATCAGCAGGTCAAGGGCCTGCGGATGCAGCGGGTCTTCACGACCGAGGGAGTGCACCCGTACGACGCGGTCACGTGGGAGCACCGCGACGTGGTGATGACCAACTGGCGTGACGGGTCGGTGAACTTCGAGCAGCGCGGCGTCGAGTTCCCCGACACCTGGTCGGTCAACGCGGTCAACATCGTCACCAGCAAGTACTTCCGCGGCGCGGTCGGCTCGCAGGTCAGGGAGAGCAGCCTGCGCCAGCTGATCGACCGCGTGGTGAAGAAGTACGTGGCCGCCGGTGTGGAGCACGAGTACTTCGCCACGCCGAAGGACGCCGAGATCTTCGAGCACGAGCTCACCTACATGCTGCTGCACCAGGTGTTCAGCTTCAACTCGCCGGTCTGGTTCAACGTCGGCACCGCGTCGCCGCAGCAGGTCAGCGCCTGCTTCATCCTCGCCGTCGACGACACCATGGAGTCGATCCTCAACTGGTACAAGGAAGAGGGCCTGATCTTCAAGGGCGGTTCCGGCGCGGGCCTGAACCTCTCGCGGATCCGGTCGTCCAAGGAACTGCTGTCCTCCGGCGGCACGGCGTCCGGCCCGGTGTCGTTCATGCGCGGCGCCGACGCGTCCGCGGGGACGATCAAGTCCGGTGGCGCGACCCGGCGCGCGGCCAAGATGGTCGTGCTCGACGTGGACCACCCGGACGTCGAGGAGTTCATCGAGACCAAGGCCAAGGAAGAAGCCAAGATCCGCGTCCTGCGCGACGCCGGCTTCGACATGGACCTCGGTGGCAAGGACATCACCTCGGTCCAGTACCAGAACGCCAACAACTCGATCCGCGTGTCCGACGAGTTCATGCACGCGGTGGAGAACGACGGCCAGTTCGCCCTGCGGGCACGCGGCACGAACGACGTCATCGAAGAGGTCGGCGCCAAGGGCCTGTTCCGCAAGCTGGCCAAGGCCGCGTGGGAGTGCGCCGACCCGGGCATCCAGTACGACAGCACGATCAACGACTGGCACACCTGCCCCGAGTCGGGCCGGATCACCGCGTCGAACCCGTGCAGCGAGTACATGCACCTGGACAACTCCAGCTGCAACCTCGCCTCGCTGAACCTGATGAAGTTCCTGCGTGAGGACGGCACGTTCGACGGGCAGCGGTTCGTCAAGGCGGTCGAGTTCGTCATCACCGCGATGGACATCTCGATCTGCTTCGCGGACTTCCCGACCGAGCCGATCGCGGACACCACCCGCAAGTTCCGCCAGCTGGGCATCGGATACGCCAACCTGGGCGCGCTGCTGATGGCGACCGGGCACGCGTACGACTCCGAGGGCGGCCGTGCGCTCGCCGCGTCCATCACCTCGCTGATGAACGCCGTCGCGTACCGGCGTTCCGCCGAACTCGCCGGTGTCGTCGGCCCGTACGACGGCTACGCCCGCAACGCCGAGCCGCACATCCGCGTGATCCGCAAGCACGCCGCTGCCAACGACCTGATCCGCACCCTGGCCGCGGACGACACCGCGATCCAGCGCATCGCGGGCGAGGAATGGCGTCGCGGCCTGGAGATCGGCGTCAGGGACGGCTGGCGCAACGCCCAGGCGTCCGTGCTCGCGCCGACCGGCACCATCGGCCTGATGATGGACTGCGACACCACCGGCATCGAGCCGGACCTGGCGCTCGTGAAGTTCAAGAAGCTGGTCGGCGGCGGTTCGATGCAGATCGTCAACCAGACTGTGCCGCGCGCGCTGAAGTCCCTGGGCTACCAGGACGAGCAGGTCGAGGCGATCGTGGAGTTCATCGCCGAGCACGGGCACGTCATCGACGCGCCGGGCCTGCGCCGCGAGCACTACGAGGTCTTCGACTGCGCGATGGGCGAGCGCTCGATCGCCCCGATGGGCCACGTCCGGATGATGGCCGCGGTGCAGCCGTTCATCTCGGGTGCGATCTCCAAGACGGTCAACATGCCGGAAGCGGCGACCATCGAGGACGTCGAGGAGATCTACTTCCAGGGCTGGAAGCTGGGCCTGAAGGCGCTGGCGATCTACCGCGACAACTGCAAGGTCGGCCAGCCGCTGTCGGCGGGCAAGGGTGCCAAGAGCGACAAGGCGGCGGAGAAGGAGACGGTGGTCGAGTACCGCCCGGTCCGCAAGCGCCTGCCGAAGAAGCGCCCGTCGCAGACGGTGTCGTTCACCGTCGGTGGCGCGGAGGGCTACCTGCACGCGGGTTCGTACCCCGACGACGGTCTCGGCGAGATCTTCGTCAAGCTGGGCAAGCAGGGTTCGACGCTGGCGGGCGTGATGGACGCGTTCTCCATGTCGATCTCGGTGGGCCTGCAGTACGGGATCCCGCTGGAGTTCTACGTGTCGAAGTTCCAGAACCTGCGCTTCGAGCCGGCGGGCATGACCGACGACCCGGACGTGCGGATCGCCACCAGCGTGCTCGACTACCTGTTCCGCAGGCTGGCGCTGGACTACCTGCCGTTGGAGAAGCGCGCCCAGCTGGGCATCTACACGGCGTCGGAGCGTTCGGCGCAGGTGAACAACGACTACGGCTCGTCCGATGTGGACCTCGAAGGCATGCGGTCGACGGTGGAATCCGCCGCGGCGGCCCCCCAGCCGAAGGCCGGGATCGAGAAGGCCCACAGCTCGACCGAACTGCTCGAGCTGCAACTCGGCACCGTCGCCGACGCCCCGCTCTGCATGACCTGCGGCACGAAGATGCGGCCCGCCGGCTCCTGCTACGTCTGTGAGGGCTGCGGCTCCACCTCCGGCTGCAGCTGA
- the lexA gene encoding transcriptional repressor LexA, whose protein sequence is MRPFPEQSEELDSGTLPPRQRAVLEVIRAWVERVGYPPSVREIGEAVGLTSTSSVAYQLKALERKGYLRRDHNRPRAIGVLPPDADAAQLAGDDTPAPTPAYVPVLGRIAAGGPILAEQAVEDVFPLPKEIVGEGSLFLLKVAGDSMIDAAIADDDWVVVRQQSVADNGEIVAAMIDGEATVKTYKLRDGHVWLLPQNEAYDPIPGDEATILGKVVAVLRRL, encoded by the coding sequence ATCCGCCCCTTCCCTGAGCAGTCCGAGGAGCTGGACTCGGGCACCCTGCCGCCGCGGCAGCGCGCGGTGCTCGAGGTCATCAGAGCCTGGGTCGAACGCGTCGGCTATCCGCCGAGCGTGCGCGAGATAGGCGAGGCGGTCGGCCTGACCTCGACGTCGTCGGTCGCCTACCAGCTCAAAGCCCTCGAGCGGAAGGGCTATCTGCGCCGGGACCACAACCGGCCGCGGGCGATCGGCGTGCTGCCGCCGGACGCGGACGCGGCTCAGCTGGCCGGCGACGACACTCCCGCCCCGACGCCCGCGTACGTTCCCGTGCTCGGCCGGATCGCGGCCGGTGGGCCGATCCTGGCCGAACAGGCCGTCGAGGACGTCTTCCCGCTGCCGAAGGAGATCGTCGGCGAGGGCTCGCTGTTCCTGCTGAAGGTCGCGGGCGACTCGATGATCGACGCGGCGATCGCCGACGACGACTGGGTCGTGGTGCGCCAGCAGTCGGTCGCCGACAACGGCGAGATCGTCGCGGCGATGATCGACGGCGAGGCCACGGTCAAGACGTACAAGCTGCGCGACGGGCATGTCTGGCTGCTGCCGCAGAACGAGGCGTACGACCCGATCCCCGGCGACGAGGCCACGATCCTCGGAAAGGTGGTCGCGGTCCTGCGGCGGCTCTAG
- the nrdR gene encoding transcriptional regulator NrdR, with product MRCPFCRHSDSRVVDSREVDEGQVIRRRRSCSSCGRRFTTVEEAVLAVVKRSGVTEPFSRDKVVRGVQRACQGRPVDEDALQQLAHKVEETIRSAGAAEIPSHEVGLAILGPLRELDEVAYLRFASVYRSFTSVEDFEKEIADLKEAIANRSEAGE from the coding sequence ATGAGGTGCCCGTTCTGCAGGCACTCCGACTCTCGGGTCGTCGACTCCCGGGAGGTCGACGAAGGACAGGTGATCCGGCGCAGGAGGTCGTGCTCGAGCTGCGGCCGCAGGTTCACGACAGTCGAAGAGGCCGTGCTGGCGGTCGTCAAGCGCTCCGGCGTGACCGAGCCGTTCAGCCGCGACAAGGTCGTGCGCGGCGTCCAGCGCGCCTGCCAGGGCAGGCCGGTGGACGAGGACGCGCTGCAGCAGCTGGCGCACAAGGTCGAGGAGACGATCCGTTCGGCGGGCGCCGCCGAGATCCCCAGCCACGAGGTCGGCCTCGCCATCCTCGGTCCGCTGCGTGAGCTCGACGAGGTCGCCTACCTGCGGTTCGCCAGCGTGTACCGCTCGTTCACGTCCGTCGAGGACTTCGAAAAGGAGATCGCGGACCTCAAGGAAGCGATCGCCAACCGGTCGGAGGCGGGCGAGTGA
- a CDS encoding RNA polymerase sigma-70 factor, translating to MTGVEVFEGQRSRMFGLAYRMLGSAAEAEDVVQDAFLRWHRADLDAIDTPAAWLTKVVTNLCLSRLSSARMRRESYVGPWLPEPVRTGDGALGPLETVEQRELVSLGVLVVLERLTAAERAVFVLREAFGYQHREIAGVLDVDEVRSRQLYARARRHVAEARRRFPADRERHAEIVRRFFAAAVEGDVAGLTELLAEDVVSWSDGGGKATAARRPIVGRDKVLRYLGGFRQRPEFAQVDSEFAEVNGQLAVLLRWGGALAAVFVPEVDGDRVTALRSIINPDKLHAVANLRSP from the coding sequence ATGACCGGGGTCGAGGTGTTCGAGGGGCAGCGGTCCCGCATGTTCGGTTTGGCCTACCGGATGCTGGGGTCGGCCGCGGAGGCTGAGGACGTGGTGCAGGACGCTTTCCTCCGCTGGCATCGGGCGGATCTCGATGCGATCGACACGCCCGCGGCCTGGTTGACGAAGGTTGTCACGAACCTGTGTCTGTCGCGGCTTTCCTCGGCGCGGATGCGGCGGGAAAGCTATGTCGGACCGTGGTTGCCGGAGCCTGTGCGCACTGGCGACGGGGCTTTGGGTCCACTGGAGACTGTCGAGCAGCGTGAGCTCGTCTCCCTGGGTGTTCTCGTCGTCCTTGAGCGGTTGACGGCTGCTGAGCGGGCTGTTTTCGTTCTGCGGGAGGCTTTCGGGTACCAGCATCGGGAGATCGCCGGTGTTCTCGACGTCGACGAGGTGCGTTCCCGGCAGCTGTACGCGCGGGCTCGCCGGCACGTGGCTGAGGCTCGCAGGCGTTTTCCCGCAGATCGGGAACGGCATGCTGAGATCGTGCGGAGATTCTTCGCCGCGGCTGTCGAGGGTGACGTCGCGGGTTTGACCGAGTTGCTCGCTGAGGACGTCGTGTCCTGGTCCGACGGTGGTGGGAAGGCCACGGCCGCGCGGCGGCCGATCGTCGGCCGGGACAAGGTGCTGCGCTATCTCGGCGGGTTTCGGCAGCGGCCTGAGTTCGCGCAGGTGGATAGCGAGTTCGCCGAGGTCAACGGGCAGCTTGCCGTGCTGCTGCGGTGGGGTGGCGCGCTCGCGGCGGTGTTCGTTCCCGAGGTTGACGGCGACCGCGTCACCGCGCTGCGTTCGATCATCAACCCGGACAAGCTCCACGCTGTCGCGAATCTACGGAGTCCGTAG
- a CDS encoding MarR family winged helix-turn-helix transcriptional regulator, which yields MDSDTAANQVLAALPDWGNTTSQLNAEIARRMGVTLSDLDALHTLNKHGPATAATLATRVGLTSGSVSRMIDRLDEAGCVERIQDPHDRRRVLIEPTSEGLDRLRAYYAELAACTRADLAGFTEAELTAVLRFIHLVNDNTTTTLTRLRTP from the coding sequence ATGGACAGCGACACAGCGGCCAACCAGGTGCTGGCCGCCCTGCCGGACTGGGGAAACACCACATCACAGCTCAACGCCGAGATCGCCAGGCGGATGGGAGTCACGCTCAGCGACCTGGACGCCCTGCACACTCTCAACAAACACGGGCCGGCCACCGCGGCGACGCTGGCCACCCGCGTCGGCCTGACATCGGGCTCGGTGTCACGCATGATCGACCGACTCGACGAGGCAGGCTGCGTCGAACGGATCCAGGATCCTCACGACCGGCGCAGGGTGCTGATCGAGCCGACCTCCGAAGGCCTCGATCGTCTGCGCGCCTACTACGCCGAACTCGCCGCCTGCACCCGTGCCGACCTCGCCGGCTTCACCGAAGCGGAACTCACCGCGGTGCTGCGGTTCATCCACCTCGTCAACGACAACACCACGACCACCCTCACCCGGCTACGGACTCCGTAG
- a CDS encoding LysM peptidoglycan-binding domain-containing protein, translated as MAAPVRTKIDLSQLDAPRPVLRLVPPLPEVEEPKPEQAAERTRVAETPRRARHQRRRPSHSRVAACTPAVRRRRQVAASVLIALGMFLAVLGFGSLAGALTADVVPGRTAVVWVQPGESLWEVAERSAPGYDTEAVVARIHELNEISGNVVLAGQPLQVPSAP; from the coding sequence ATGGCGGCTCCGGTACGCACCAAGATCGACCTGTCGCAGCTGGACGCCCCACGGCCGGTGCTCCGCCTGGTGCCGCCGCTGCCCGAGGTCGAGGAGCCCAAGCCGGAGCAGGCCGCCGAGCGGACGCGCGTGGCCGAAACTCCCCGCCGTGCGCGCCACCAGCGGCGCAGGCCGTCGCACTCCCGCGTGGCGGCGTGCACTCCGGCGGTCCGCCGCCGCAGGCAAGTCGCGGCGTCCGTCCTGATCGCGCTCGGGATGTTCCTCGCGGTGCTGGGCTTCGGCAGCCTCGCGGGCGCGCTCACAGCCGACGTGGTCCCCGGCCGCACGGCGGTGGTCTGGGTACAGCCCGGCGAAAGCCTGTGGGAGGTGGCCGAGCGGTCCGCCCCCGGGTACGACACCGAAGCCGTGGTCGCCCGGATTCACGAGCTCAACGAGATCTCCGGCAACGTGGTCCTCGCGGGACAGCCGCTCCAGGTTCCGTCCGCGCCCTGA